From Roseburia hominis, the proteins below share one genomic window:
- a CDS encoding ABC transporter permease — protein sequence MEQFGEYIKMALLSIRSNKGRSFLTMLGIIIGIASVITIISIGNGLKDDVMAESDAKSVGIIVDGEETTNTELITQEDIQALKEQLGDLSKGVVSASSLVGEVTTRKGDFQAYVSMTMPDARFDPAQKEVVVGDFFTEEDVANGNLVCVLDKASAIYLYGTTDVEGMELELHIENTIQTVRICGVRDYDVELMEANDEAMKMFGMEMPVMMEMPYTASANWGRGAENVSSLSIYLGEQASENQVAAAAIRILSARHMSDGKDLFTKQQAMDLSFMGTIMDGVTAFVAFVAGISLLVGGIGVMNIMLVSVTERTREIGIRKALGAKTSSVVMQFLMESAIISGIGGIIGILIGAGIAGLVSALGIGGLSARITPMSVILTTAFSCSVGIIFGIYPARKAARLSPIEALRQL from the coding sequence ATGGAACAATTTGGAGAATATATTAAAATGGCGCTCCTGTCGATCCGTTCTAACAAAGGCCGGTCTTTTTTGACCATGCTGGGAATTATTATCGGAATCGCCTCGGTTATCACGATCATTTCCATTGGAAATGGATTAAAAGATGACGTGATGGCGGAAAGCGATGCAAAGAGTGTGGGAATTATCGTAGATGGGGAGGAGACGACGAATACGGAGCTGATTACCCAGGAAGATATACAGGCTTTGAAGGAACAACTGGGAGATCTGAGTAAAGGGGTGGTATCCGCCAGCAGTCTGGTGGGAGAAGTTACGACCCGGAAAGGGGATTTTCAGGCATACGTATCTATGACCATGCCCGATGCCCGCTTTGATCCGGCGCAAAAGGAGGTGGTAGTCGGGGATTTCTTTACGGAGGAAGATGTGGCAAATGGGAATCTGGTCTGTGTGCTCGATAAAGCCAGCGCGATTTATCTCTATGGAACGACGGACGTGGAGGGAATGGAACTGGAACTTCATATTGAAAATACGATTCAAACTGTGAGGATATGCGGTGTCCGGGATTATGATGTGGAGCTTATGGAGGCCAATGATGAGGCGATGAAAATGTTTGGCATGGAGATGCCGGTCATGATGGAAATGCCCTATACGGCATCTGCGAACTGGGGAAGAGGGGCGGAAAATGTATCGTCGCTGAGCATTTATCTGGGAGAGCAGGCGAGTGAAAACCAGGTGGCGGCTGCGGCGATCCGTATCCTGTCGGCGCGCCATATGAGTGATGGGAAGGACTTATTTACCAAGCAACAGGCGATGGATCTCTCCTTTATGGGGACGATCATGGACGGCGTGACCGCATTTGTGGCATTTGTCGCGGGAATTTCTCTGTTGGTAGGCGGAATCGGCGTCATGAATATTATGCTGGTATCCGTGACGGAGCGGACAAGGGAAATCGGTATCCGCAAGGCCCTGGGAGCGAAAACCTCCTCTGTTGTGATGCAATTTTTGATGGAATCGGCAATCATATCCGGAATCGGAGGGATTATTGGAATCCTGATCGGCGCGGGAATCGCAGGTCTTGTGTCTGCACTGGGAATCGGTGGCCTGTCGGCGCGGATCACCCCGATGTCTGTCATTTTGACGACAGCTTTTTCTTGTAGCGTAGGAATTATATTTGGAATCTACCCGGCCAGGAAGGCGGCAAGGCTCAGTCCGATCGAGGCGCTCAGGCAGTTGTAG
- a CDS encoding iron ABC transporter permease, translating to MGKFLKKHFNREEPNIVLIIILLSVAALLSLVLATGLGPVTVAPGTTAKILLSRLPVIGNKIPCTWEQLEVNVILGLRLPRVCLGMIVGASLAVCGVTMQALVRNHLADPFILGVSSGAAAFATLGMLFGAFSFLGTYSLSISAFLGSAITIIFVYTISRVRGRIHITQLLLSGVALSMIMDGLTDVIKLSAPNALGLHNAEFWMSGSLAGAKWAYLKLPFVVLVGCMVVLMLNYRGLNLLVLGDESAGALGANVRRLQKMLVLVASLMAGVTIAVSGTIGFVGLMVPHFTRLLVGGNHKNVLPISALLGGILVVWVDVAARMLIAPEELPVGILTAVIGGPVFIWLLKRNTGREK from the coding sequence ATGGGGAAGTTTTTGAAAAAACATTTTAACCGGGAAGAACCGAATATTGTTTTGATCATCATATTGTTGAGTGTGGCAGCGCTTTTGTCTCTGGTGCTGGCAACGGGGCTTGGCCCGGTCACGGTGGCTCCGGGTACTACGGCGAAAATTCTTCTTAGCCGTCTCCCTGTCATCGGGAATAAGATACCTTGTACCTGGGAGCAGCTGGAAGTAAATGTGATTCTGGGACTGCGTCTTCCCAGAGTCTGTCTTGGCATGATCGTGGGGGCTTCTCTGGCAGTCTGCGGGGTGACGATGCAGGCATTGGTCCGCAATCATCTGGCAGACCCGTTTATCCTGGGAGTTTCCTCGGGGGCGGCTGCATTTGCCACACTGGGAATGCTATTTGGGGCCTTTTCTTTTCTGGGAACGTATTCCCTGTCGATCAGTGCATTTCTTGGCTCGGCGATTACGATTATTTTTGTATATACCATATCCCGGGTGCGGGGACGGATCCATATTACGCAGCTGCTCCTTTCGGGAGTGGCGCTGTCCATGATCATGGACGGACTTACGGACGTGATCAAGCTGAGTGCACCGAATGCGTTGGGGCTTCATAATGCAGAATTTTGGATGTCGGGGAGCCTTGCCGGCGCCAAGTGGGCTTATCTGAAACTACCCTTTGTGGTGCTGGTCGGCTGTATGGTGGTTCTTATGCTCAATTACCGGGGGCTGAATCTGCTGGTGCTGGGAGATGAGAGTGCGGGTGCGCTGGGGGCAAATGTACGCCGCCTGCAGAAAATGTTGGTGCTTGTGGCATCTCTCATGGCGGGAGTGACGATCGCGGTCAGCGGTACGATTGGCTTTGTGGGCCTTATGGTTCCACATTTTACCCGGCTTCTGGTAGGGGGGAATCACAAAAATGTATTACCGATCTCTGCACTTTTAGGAGGAATCCTGGTAGTATGGGTGGACGTAGCGGCGAGAATGCTGATCGCGCCGGAAGAGCTGCCGGTGGGAATTCTAACCGCAGTAATTGGGGGACCGGTATTTATCTGGCTGTTAAAGCGTAATACCGGCAGAGAGAAATAG